The DNA sequence CGTTCGTCTCgtatactttcgtgtcgtgtattttcgtgtttcgtgtacttgaatgtcaaacacaaaaccgacatgtttagcattcgtgtacattcgtgttcgtgtactttcgtttcgtggcgtttcgtgtcgtgtatgtcgtgttaattgaatattaatttatattaaatttcatattaatataaattaaaatataaattttttaggtgaaaaaattatgaaatatatgaaaaatatatatttagatctcaattttatacaatataatgaaatcaaataatatttttaaaataaatatgcatatatttattataattctatatatttataaaaatattaaaatttaattatatatttatttatgtcGTATACTTCGTATTGTGTCGTGTACTCGAAGGTTAAACacaaaaccgacactaaatcttgactgtgtactttcgtgttcgtgtactttcgcGTCGTGTACTAAAAATGCAAACACAAACACTAAATTTTCGTGTCGTATCGTGTCCAAAATTATCGGGTCTACCGAACATGCCCGTAGTAAGATGTGACCCTAGAAAAAACTCAATTGTGTTTCCTTCCTTGCTTATAAATCCAACCCCATATATCCGTATGTATAAATTTGTGTTTAAAATTCTGGTTTAAGCTGTAAATTTATATGCGTGTATTAATGTTAACGACCAACTAGAATACGATTGAAGGAACCAGCCATCTTGTTTTGCTACATGATAGTTCATTCATGCATATAGCATTGATGCCTCCTTGTTGGGCCGGTACTTTGTCCATTCCATGCAGTTCAACATTTCTAAATTCTACACATCACAGAACGATATTACATACGCAACAGCCCGGTGATTTTGACATCATAACCTACTTGTTAAAATGCATAACTGGTTGTAAAACTTTTACTCGTACCTGCAAAATACCCAAATTTATAAGTCGATAAAAAATTCCAAACAAATGTCAATGTTAATGTGCAAAGTGTCTTGTACTACGGCAACATTTATCCTAACGGacattttaataataaaatatttctAAACAAAAGTCACTATTAATAATGTGTAAAAATTTCTCCTACTGtttacaagatttttctttaCGAAAATCTCACACGGTAATAAAAGATTTTTAAACAATGCTAGTGCGCAAAAGTGTCTCGTACCATCTGCAAGATTTATCCTATGCCTCAATAGAATCATGTGTACATCGACAAAGATCATATTATAATAGAATCGTGCATACATCGACAAAAAAAGAAGGAAATCTGGAGCTGGGAGTTAATAGCAAAGTTGCAAATTGATTTTTATAGACGTATGGTAGAAGTTGGGCAAACCAACAATATCTAAAAATCTTACCATTTCGCTACTTTCATATTTTAATGTATATTCACCTAACTAACTTAACTGATTCAAGATTTTGTATGCAACCAAAGATTGCTTCAAGATATGGGCTGTCTCGAGTATGTAGGtcaaataataaaaataaagcATGTTTTGCTTGATAAATAAGACATGAATGCTTATATCAAACTGATGCTAGCTACACCAGTTAGCTTTTAACCAAATCTCAAACCCTTTCTGGTATTGGGCCTACCATGATTTGTTAGTTGTAAAGGTTATACATGTTACATAATCCCATTATGAGCCTGTTTTGTCAAATCTGACAAGTCACCGTCATTAACTTATAAACCCGTAACAATTTATTAATGAGTATTTGTCGATCcgatttataaattttaatttataagctgataagttgaatgttagtaacgacgtacttttttttcaatttattttatatttttcgtttttatcaattttagttttaattgtttttaatgttaatctaacttaaaatataagaattatatttaaaaattatttatttaattcatttaaatttaaaaaattatgacTTATCCAAACACTTGTATAACTTCTATAACCCTCACTCTTTTTGTTTGCTTCGATTTAACATCGTAAGTCGTAAGTTACGCTGGCCAGATTTTGTTTTAAAAGTTAGGCGTTTTTTACTCTGTTATGCCTTGGTAACGATAACTTTTCCGTTTAAACCGTTTTTTAGAACACGGAGTCTGACAAAGAATTTGTAGGTATGGATTTAGATTAGTCCGCATTTAAGCAGGTGCGTTTACAGACTTTATTCATTTGGGCCACTTCACATTGATCAGGCCCAAAGAAGTTTCATACTTGGACTAGGTTGTAGTACCCCCACCAATGAGGACTAATAGCTGGACCAAATGTGTTCTCCGCAGCTACAAGCCTATAATGATAGTAAATTCTAGTTCCATAATAATGAAAACTGTAGCATGGCCAAACTTATAAACCAGTCAAACTTGCAAAACCATGTACAATAACAATTAATCGGTCGGATgttttttaaaattctaaaataattaatttattaaactaaatatattaatttaagaAAAAATGTAGTAATTAATTGGATTATAAAATCAATCAGCAAAGCATATTGAAATGAGTAATTAGGTGATTAATTAGTAAAATTGATAATTTGTAGAACATAGcttataagttatgatttacCGATTTATCAAACACATTATCAACTTTTAAGTAATTTGTACATAAAAGTATTCAAACATTAAAATGATTTATAAGTCATGATATATGtgatatttttaattttaaatcataaattgtGTTGTCTAAGATAACCCAAACGAGCACAATATAAAATACGATGTTATATATTAAGATGCTCTACCGGTATGACACGTGTACAAACCACCAAGCACCCTCTACTTGCATTAATTTTAGGTCCTCAATTTCTCGAAATTAAATTGGTGACCTCAATCAGTCCAAAGTACACAATTAACTGCCCCGAGTCCTATTTTGGAGCTTTGCGTGTTTTATTGATTGGGATGTTTAACGGCAAAGGTGCAACCCCATGTGTGCATAACAATTCGAATGTTGATATGTTTTCATTTCCATTCACAAAATGTATGTGATCTTCATTTTTCTTAGCATTACAATACGCGATTTCCATTTTAAATCATGTGTGCACGTGATAATGTCGTGCACACATTCTTTGCTAAACCCTTCTTTCTCACCATAAAAACGAAGTATTTTATTGGACCACCATACATATGAATTCATGTTTGCACCCTTTCACCTCCCCCCGTAACTCtcttttattttgaaaaaaatactaaatatatatatatatatatacagttaAACCTCGATTAAGTAATATCCCATAAAGTAATAACCTCGCTTAAGTAATAATTTTCATCGGTCCCAACTTGGGCCAATGTTGTAAAGTAATATTCTCGCTAAAAgcataagataataaaaaattcaAAAGTCATTAAGGGCCCAAGTAATATGTAAagtaataattccataattatatatatatatatatatactgtataatgtatatgattacaaaatttaattcttattaaaatatgaatCTATTGTAGCTTGTTTCTTCTTTCCACCAAAGCCAAAATTAATCTCGTCCTTGACTTTATGTAAAGCAAAAATAACTCCTGGTATGTTTTGTTCGTGTTGTAACAAGTAATTGTTCAAAGTGGTGAGTGCTTGAAATGCTTCCTTTGATGACACGCTTGGGATGACATTGCTATCGTCGGGTTCAGGATCAGTCCCTTCATCAGTGCTCATTATCGACTCAATGATTTCTTCATCCGTAGGTGATTCCATAACCGCATCATTCTCGTTTGGATAGTTTAAGAGATGCTCGACATCCATCACATTCCTATATCGTAAATTAGAGATAACTTCATTTAATCCTTCGACACCTTCATTTATTTCTCCAAGTTCttgttcatcattttcttctgAACGAATCTTGCAATGCCGAAAACAATTTGCAATTGTGGTTGTTTTCACATCAATATTCCAAGCCATGTTAGCAAAACTAATAGCATTCAAGATATTAACTTTTTCAGGATTTGTTGCATTAACTTCAAGACTTTGCAACATGCTAGAATATAGACGACGCCGATAGTGAACTTTAAATGCTCGAATAATTCCAGCATCGCATGGTTGAATCTTAGATGTTGTGTTAGGAGGTAGAAAGAACAACTCTGTATTTCTCAAGCCTTCAACTATTTTTGGATGAGCAGGACAATTGTCAACAATCAAAAGTACCTTCCTGCCATTCATTTTACTATCAAACCAAGTAACAAATTCTTGAAAAAGCAAGCCAGTCATCCAAGCCTTCTTGTTAAAACGATACACACAATTAAGATTGTTTATATTCACATTTTTAAAGCACCTAGGATTGGCGTACTTACCAATGATCCAAAGTGGAACTTTGTCAGACCCATCACCGTTGCAACACACAACTACAGTGATTCTCTCTTTATCTTTTTTGCGGCCCTCTAGCTGTTTGGTAGCTAGTGAATGGTCAGCTTCAAGTCGATAGAATAATCCCGTTTCATCCATGTTATAAATATCTTTCAACTGAAATTGATCCAATTTTGATCGGATGCCTGGCAATGCATTTTCAATGTTCTCCATCATCACTGAACCACTTTCACCAAAACGCCGATAAGATTTGATTCCATATCTTGCCTTGAAACGTTCTAACCATCCACTGGAAAAGCTAAAATCGGAATTACTTTCCCCATACATTTTCTTCATTAGCTCCTTTCCTTTTTCTTGAATGATTTCTCCAGACATATTAACTTTATCTTGCCTTTGAAGAAACCACTCAAACAAAACTTTCTCTAACTCTGGATATTTTGCTGATTTGTGTTTTTTGACATCACTTTGTTTCCTCTCGTCGGACAAGTATTCCGAGGCTCTCTTGAGTGTGTTTGATATAGTTGATTGACTGATATCTAAGTCATATTTTTGATGTACCCATGCTTGTAAATCTTTCTGGCTTACACCTGGATTCTCCTTTTTATATTCACAAATAGCACTCCTTATCTTATCTGTGATTGCTGATTTTTTCACTCCTTTTAGATGATGCGAAGACATTGGTGTATACTATAAAACAAAGTTGATATTGTATGTGTCTGTAGTGTACCATTCTATCATTTTATATAGTTAATCACAAAGTCTTATCATTAATATTATGGTGTCTcttcatgtatttttatttaaGAATTACAATAAATATTAGATGGTTGAGTTTCAATACAACGTACACAACACATGTTACCTTTATGTACTGATCTGGTGCAATTTTAATATGCATGCATCTAGTTTTTGGATATAAGTAATCATAATAAAAGTAATTTTAGATCAAATACATTGCATGTGATTAATTCTAGTTTTTATACGTACATTATATATTATACTGTACCACGTAAACATAAAAATTCGgtaaagtaataaaatattactttatcgataaagtaataaaatattattatatcgataaagtaataaattcggtaaagtaatattttttcccGGTCCCAAGGGtattactttaaagaggtttaactgtatatatatatatatattttggaatTTTCAtcctgtcaattttgtttcaAAAAGTGTATTTACAAAAATATGATTTACAATGTATAAATGAAACATATTTTCTTTTACGAACAATTATTGAAATTacttttattatttatataatccGTATAGATTATCTCAATGATTGTTTTTTTGTTTGTGAGTGTGTTGCTTCGCCTTCCTGTTCTTTTTTCTCTTATTTGACAAATGACAATATGTGATGTAAACTAGTGCTATAATTCGTGCAATGCACGACCATACTCTATATTATATGAATTGATATTATTTTAACTGTAATTATTGATAATATATCCATGTTATTTCTTGATAGATCGATTAACTAAATACTTCCCTTTATGAGATTGAGATCGATGACGTAATCAACGTGTTTTCTCACAAAATGAATTGAATGTTCGGCAATGAAATCGAAATATATGATCAAAATATAACGCAAATGATTGCACACATTTCCAATGGAAATAATTACAACTTGTTGTTGGGAGAAATTCGTAACAACACGAAATCGGAGGTTGCTGAAATAGTAGAGCGTAGTTTGTATGAATGTGACTATTTTTCGGGGATTAAGGTTTATAAAAAATAGGATGATTGGACTTGGGAGGTGTCTCGATTTGTCTCATTGTATCGGATTTCTTTGCCAAGAGGTCTGCATACCAATTTATATTGCATCAAGTGTACGCAGTTTTGTGAAATTCGGGCCTATCCCTGAGAGACTTTAGGAATAAATTTTATTAATGTGTTAATTACCAGTTTTATTTGGTTTAATCTGAACGTTGTGATATCTTTCTTGATTTGAAAGATATCGTTTCGAGATATTTTCCGTAATTAATTGATTGTGATTGATTCTTCCTCGTTTCAAGGAGAGGGTATTCTTGGGCAataagtaattaattattaatcgaaattaataattaataatattagaTATTTGGACTATGCCAAATTATGGCATAACAACTAGCCCCCAGTTATTCAGTGTAGTTTGCTGCAGTGGAGAACTAAACATTTTTCAAGCTTTCAAATTTTTTGAGTCGCTGAAAAAAACTGAAAATAATAGATCAATAAATTATATGAAGTACTACAGTGCTAATAATCCGTATGCGAGTGAGGGTATGACATCATGCGAGAACCAATGTAGGATATATTTTTTGCCAAGGTTTTCAAAAGTGCGAGTATAAGTAATATTTTTTTGAAATCCATTGCGGTTTTTATTGTCAAGTTAGGACCTTAGCGTTTTAAATATAGCCCAAATTGGCGTGCACACTGTTCAAGTATCGTTGACTCCTCATAAGGATGTATTTTTGTTTGATCCCCCAATTTAGTTGATGGGACCTTCAATAAAATAGAGTATCCTATACTCCCCTTTCGAGAGTAAGATCTTTGAATAATATAAGTTTTACCCTTGTTCTCCTGAGGGAGTAAGGCCTTGTATAATCCAGAGAATCGCTGACTTTTTTACTTAAGTGTGTAGCATTGGAGGACTTACAGTTTGTCGAGGTTACCCTATTTGACAATTTCAGTTTGCAAGTTTGAAATATTTTTGGACATATACGTATTATCGCGATGTTATATGAAAAATATTTTGAACGCAATTCAAACGCAAGAATAAATATGTCATTTTATAAATGTCGCGATATATATTTTTTCTCTAAAATAATGTTTTTTCGTAAAACACTTTTATTTAAAATTATGCATCTCACATAGATAAGTATTTTTTAGAAAGATGCATCTCGTACGATCTTCTAAATTATTCACaaatcttcaaaataaatatATCGTACGATATTTTCGAAAATACACGAATATCCTTAAATTAAGGTTTCGCACTAATTTTACAATCACAGTAATATATTACTCGCACGCATCAATATtttctataaaaatataaaaagaaaacATAATTTATACGTGCATCCCATACTATGATAATTTTGCAGAAGAATTAAACTGAGAATTAAAAGAAAGCTTACCTTTTCTAATTTTCGGTGAGCTGATGTTCGAGGTCGTGTTGTGCAAATAGCATGTTGTATCAAATCCATACGGGCCTTTTATTAATCCTCGCCAAGGTATTTCTCTGCCGCTGCAAGCTTTAACTCCTTCCACTTCATTTTTCTTCTCAATTCGTTTTGTGCCATGTTGGTCCCGCAACAAAGCTTCATATGTGCGCTTTAATCATCAAATTTTTTTTGGTCGCGAGCTGTAATGATTTTAACACCGTTGAAACCCCgataattatttatgaatttatgtGTTAATAAAATCCAAACCcctaaattttgaataaattatCCGTTCCTCCGTCGAATAATTAatccctccttctagcgccagatgttatagggagaatttcgtaaCAACACGAAATCAGAGGTTACTGAAATAGTAGAGCGTAATTCGTATGAATGTGGCTATTTTTCGGGGATTAATGTTTATAAAAAATAGGGTGGCTGGACTTGGGAGATGTCTCGATTTGTCTCGTTCTATCGGATCTCTTTGCCAAGATGCCTCCATAATATCGTTTGGTTGCCTACAGCGATTTATCGGCGAAAATTGTCGATTTTTGTAACACTACAGTAATCTTATAAATCTTTTACTTATACCTCTGGTTTTTTTAAAACCGGTTAATGTAATAAATATGATTAACCTTACTATTGTAAAATATTGTTGCAATCGTAATAAacttaatattttaataatttataatatattttcaaaatCTACAAACCAATATTagtttatattcgatttgatCATATAATAAGAATCTCGACTTTATTATAAAACCACTTCATAACCCACTCTTTTATTAGTATACAAAAAgaatatctcatatattttttttgaatttaatgCTTGATGCACTAAATTGTTATTtagttaaaaataaatttatttcatatgcagttttaaaaaaaataggaatttagtatatatatattggcaaatattattaattttaaatatctaATTATAGgtagttaatatttaataataaaaggtaacatataaaattattaatattaatgagtTAGGTGTAATTAACATATATTgataaatatgataattatttGTATATTTTAATAAAGAGTAATAATGATTTGGGTGTAATTAATACATGATATTAAATTTAACAATTGTTTGTATTTATTAACGAGGGGTAATGTAATAATTTTAAGTGAAAAAAATGTCTCATTCAACCCCCCTagttgctctattatatatataataactagcataataacccgtgcgaggcacggatcattttctagagttttttttatgcatcatgcaattataatgtttgtagagcaactccaacaatatcagtatataggctcttgagtcaaattttgaagaaatgaagATAAAATTTCTCTTCAACAAGCTTCATGTCCCCCTCTATAACATTAGGAGCTTCCAATGCTCCCTCACTTCAATGAGTGAATAtcccctcaactattattatattatatttttcttacccgttattttatatttaatgaatgaatataaacatggtagtaagtgtacgtttaaaacgaaacaattaaacttaatctgtagaattccgttagtatgtttacaaatacaAAATTACAAATTAACATacatgttgaatacagagttgactaaaatcttgaattttatttaaataaactgtatatactgctctatattattactgagttaactgctaacttacaattaatttactcaatttaaaaagataaaaaatgcataactgaagtcagaataacttgcaatcataatataaatattaaattcaaattatgtaaaaaaataaattgttataatttatatatggtattcacattatcaccgacaaacaatccatatctattttttatacaaccgggtatcaatcatggttgtaacataaaaatgaattatatatttttaagacttattattgatattcatgatttttttaagaatttgaaagaaaaattgtatttatatcgttatttaaaccgttttgaagtttctttcattacgactctaatatttcttcgtataataatttgataacattttatactattcttctaaaattaaaaaatttcagttcgataaagttttataaatatcaggTAAACTGGTTAAtttcttcaaattattgaacaatatatattttttccttaaataatataaaataaattgaatcaaatgctacaatataatatttatataaattttatttgaataatttaaaatattaaaataattcaaaatatttgtacaatattatcttgatcaatgaatattgttgatctaaaagaatccattttaaaaagttagtt is a window from the Apium graveolens cultivar Ventura chromosome 1, ASM990537v1, whole genome shotgun sequence genome containing:
- the LOC141713515 gene encoding CENP-B homolog protein 2-like, translating into MSSHHLKGVKKSAITDKIRSAICEYKKENPGVSQKDLQAWVHQKYDLDISQSTISNTLKRASEYLSDERKQSDVKKHKSAKYPELEKVLFEWFLQRQDKVNMSGEIIQEKGKELMKKMYGESNSDFSFSSGWLERFKARYGIKSYRRFGESGSVMMENIENALPGIRSKLDQFQLKDIYNMDETGLFYRLEADHSLATKQLEGRKKDKERITVVVCCNGDGSDKVPLWIIGKYANPRCFKNVNINNLNCVYRFNKKAWMTGLLFQEFVTWFDSKMNGRKVLLIVDNCPAHPKIVEGLRNTELFFLPPNTTSKIQPCDAGIIRAFKVHYRRRLYSSMLQSLEVNATNPEKVNILNAISFANMAWNIDVKTTTIANCFRHCKIRSEENDEQELGEINEGVEGLNEVISNLRYRNVMDVEHLLNYPNENDAVMESPTDEEIIESIMSTDEGTDPEPDDSNVIPSVSSKEAFQALTTLNNYLLQHEQNIPGVIFALHKVKDEINFGFGGKKKQATIDSYFNKN